Genomic window (Jeotgalibaca ciconiae):
TAGTTTTTTTATAAAATCCATTACAGAGATTTTATTATCTTCTTCTCTAGTTGCATTGATGGCAGCACGCATAAATTCAGCATTCGTAATCCCTGTGATTTCACTCGGATACTGCATAGCAAGGAACAGCCCCGCACGTGCGCGTTCATCTACTTCCATCTCCAAAACATCTTCTCCATCAAGTAGAATTTCTCCTTCTGTAATGGTATAGCTTGGATGCCCCATAATGGATTGAGCTAAAGTTGATTTACCTGTACCGTTAGGCCCCATGATAGCATGGATTTCTCCGGTGTTCATTACCAAATTAACACCTTTTAATATTTCTTTATCTTCAATTGAAACATGTAAATTTTTTATTTCTAAAGTAGACATGAACGCTTCCCTCTCCTTCTGATTCTTTGCAGCAATTCTCATTTTTTTATAATTGCATTATAATCATTCTAAACTAATTGAGAATGAATCGCAATAACTTCTGCTGAAAGTCCTGTTTGATTAATGACTTTTTTGTGCATTTTATAATGATTCTAGTTTACATTTTTTATTCATTCCTTTTCAAATATTTTTTTTGTGGCATAATAGGATAGATTAATCTTTAAAGGAGATGAACAATATGAAACCAGTTATTGGAATATCTGGTAACCAATTGCTAAAAGCAATCAGTGCCTTTGAAGGTACTTCTGTTTCTTATACACCTCAAAATTTTGTGAATGGTGTTCAACAGGCAGGTGCAGCACCCTTAATTCTTCCAGTGGGTTCTGAAGAGGCAGCGAGAACTTATGTTGGCTTGATCGATGCTTTGATTTTAACAGGCGGACACGATGTCAATCCTATGCGATATAATGAATCACCTCATAAACGATTACAAGCAATTTTCCCACAACGTGATACCTTTGATTTAGCGCTATTAGATGCTGCTATCAAAAAAGGAATTCCAGTTCTAGGTGTTTGTCGCGGTATGCAAATCGTCAACGTTTATTATGGCGGCAGTCTTTATCAAGACATTGATTCTCAACTTGGTGATCAAGTCTTACAACATATCCAAAAATCTTCTTTTGATATCCCTATCCATAAAATTTCGGTTGAAAAAGAAAGCTACCTGCATCAAATTACGGGTAAAGAAATGATGGTTAATTCTTTCCACCATCAAGCAATCAAGGTTGTAGGAAAAGGATTGAATGTTGTAGCAAAAAGTCCAGATGGTATTATTGAAGCAGTTGAAGCAAAAGACGCAGACGTTTTAGCAATTCAATGGCACCCAGAAACAATGTTACAAAATGATCAAGTCAGTAAAAATTTCTTCATTGACTTAGTAAAACGCGCGCAAAATAACTAAGAGAGCCTCGGATCATCGGTCCGAGGTCTTCTTAGCTACTTTAAAATTGATTTCGGAAGTTCCATTCGCATGGTTACGTTAGGGTTCACTACTTGGCAAGCAACCAGTCTTCCAGCCAATGTTAATAACATGCCTGCCTGGTTAAGCGTTACTGTTGATTTTTGGGTAATGACTTCTGTCATATTTAAAATTGCAACATCACTTGCTTCCTCCATGTTCTCTCTGGAGCCGATGGTTACCCACAGATCCTCTGTTTCTACTAAAGGCAGCGGTAAAGGAAAGTCTTTTACTACTTCAACCGTGACATCTACTTCTCCCGCAATTTCTAAGCCGGAGCCCATAATCTTGCCATCTCCCATTGTCGCATGAAGGTCTCCTAATGCCAATAGCGCTCCCTTTACGTTTACGGGTAAGTACAGGATACTGCCTTCTGCAATACGACTTGTATCCATATTCCCGCCGTGGTCACCGGGAGTACCTGTGTTTACTGCTTCTCCTGCGGGCGCAGTTCCGATTACACCGATCATTTTTTTTAGCGGAATCTTGATCCCATGATAATCCACGCCCTCTTCTGTTACTTTGCAAATAATTGTCTCTTCTTTTTTTATATGATCAGCTAGTCTGCCTAAACCAGGTGCAGTCACTACCGCTCCCTGTTCGGCTAATCGAATTTGATTGATTGTGACTTTTAAAGTATCACCCACTTCGGCTCCATTTACATAAAGTGGTCCAGTTGCTGGATTCACTTTGGAAAAATCGATTGAGCTAACTAAGTCCTCACTCGATAAAACGGTATTTGAAAAACAATCCAATGTTTCAAACGTAACTCTTGCCCCACTGTCAACTGACAGTACTGCTTCATTTTCTGCATCCATATTAAAAATAATATTTTCGCTCAATATTTTCAACTTACTTCCCCCTGCCTATGTTGTATTGTTATCCTCTATTATGATGGGAAACAAAAAAGAAGTCAAAGCCATGCAGTTTCTCTCTTCTAAACTATTTTCAATAGAACTTTATATAAAAAGCCTTCAATCATTGAATCCAATGACTGAAAGCTTTATTTCCATTATTCTAAACCAGATTCATTTTCTAAAGATGCGTATACCTCTTCATCTACACTGGTCATTTTAACAATCCATGTTTCAGTACGATCCATACTATTTAAGCGAGATGGTTCGTCTGACAATACTTCGTTCACTTCTGAAATGATTCCAGAAAGAGGAGCTGGTAATTCGGTTACGGCTTTTGCTGCTTCTACTCCAATTAAAACATCATCTTTACTGATTTCTCCAGTAGTCGGCAAGTTTATAAAACTTACTTCTCCTAAATCATCTTGTCCTTTATCGGACAGGCCAATCAACACATAATTATCTGCTTTTTCTATCCAGAAACCATCCATACTATATTTTAATTCAGCCATTTCTTTCTCCTCCTACTATGCCCAGCTTTCGCTATAGCGATCTTCATCAAATCCTGCTGTAACTTTTTGGCCATTCGTTAAAAACGGACGTCGAATCAGCATGCCATCTTTAACGAGATAGTCCACCGCTTCTTCTACTGTAAGCTTGTCCAATATATCTTTCAAAGCTAGTTCCTTATATAAGTTTCCACTTGTATTGAATAGCCGTCTGCGAGGAAGAATCTCATTCTCTAAGGTTGCCAGAAGCAATTCTCTGTCAGGAGTTTCTTCCTTAATATTTTTCCACTCATAAGATATTTGACGATCTTTTAACCATTTTTCCGCTTTTTTACACGTAGAACACGTAGGGTGTCCGTAAAACAATAGCATATCCATACCTCCATTTACCTTACCATTATATACTATAATGTTCTGCTTCATCTGAAAACATATAACTCTTATAATGATACCGCATTGACATAACAAGTCCAATCCCCATCATATTTCCCAACAAAGATGAACCTCCTTGAGATATAAACGGCAATGGGATTCCTGTTAAAGGAAGAAGACCGATCGACATTCCAATATTTTCTAAAACGTGGAACAAAATCATCATAATAACACCGGTTGTCATGTATGCGTAAAACTCATTCTTCGTATCAAAACAAATACGGACCATTTGATAAATCAGCAAGAAATACACTAATATTAAGAAACAACCTCCAATGAAGCCAAAATTCTCTCCGATTGTCGCAAATATCATATCTGATTCTCGTACTGGTACATATACTTCTGAAACACCGATTCCTTTTCCAAATAATCTACCAGATCCGATTGCTTTCATACTTTGAGCAAGCTGAAAGGCATCTCCTCGACTGTCAGAAAAAGGATCTAACCAAGAATCGATTCTGGCAAACTGGTAAGGTTTGAAAC
Coding sequences:
- a CDS encoding gamma-glutamyl-gamma-aminobutyrate hydrolase family protein, translating into MKPVIGISGNQLLKAISAFEGTSVSYTPQNFVNGVQQAGAAPLILPVGSEEAARTYVGLIDALILTGGHDVNPMRYNESPHKRLQAIFPQRDTFDLALLDAAIKKGIPVLGVCRGMQIVNVYYGGSLYQDIDSQLGDQVLQHIQKSSFDIPIHKISVEKESYLHQITGKEMMVNSFHHQAIKVVGKGLNVVAKSPDGIIEAVEAKDADVLAIQWHPETMLQNDQVSKNFFIDLVKRAQNN
- a CDS encoding acetamidase/formamidase family protein, which gives rise to MKILSENIIFNMDAENEAVLSVDSGARVTFETLDCFSNTVLSSEDLVSSIDFSKVNPATGPLYVNGAEVGDTLKVTINQIRLAEQGAVVTAPGLGRLADHIKKEETIICKVTEEGVDYHGIKIPLKKMIGVIGTAPAGEAVNTGTPGDHGGNMDTSRIAEGSILYLPVNVKGALLALGDLHATMGDGKIMGSGLEIAGEVDVTVEVVKDFPLPLPLVETEDLWVTIGSRENMEEASDVAILNMTEVITQKSTVTLNQAGMLLTLAGRLVACQVVNPNVTMRMELPKSILK
- a CDS encoding glycine cleavage system protein H, translating into MAELKYSMDGFWIEKADNYVLIGLSDKGQDDLGEVSFINLPTTGEISKDDVLIGVEAAKAVTELPAPLSGIISEVNEVLSDEPSRLNSMDRTETWIVKMTSVDEEVYASLENESGLE
- a CDS encoding Spx/MgsR family RNA polymerase-binding regulatory protein, which encodes MLLFYGHPTCSTCKKAEKWLKDRQISYEWKNIKEETPDRELLLATLENEILPRRRLFNTSGNLYKELALKDILDKLTVEEAVDYLVKDGMLIRRPFLTNGQKVTAGFDEDRYSESWA